Below is a genomic region from Cydia strobilella chromosome 1, ilCydStro3.1, whole genome shotgun sequence.
ttttttcCAGAAAtcacttcaaaacaagtgacaatttctctgaaaatcgacttaagttcaacgtaattttgatacctaaacaatctacaacatttgctgaaactatttttatacatcaatttgtataatttaccaccaaaTTTTTttggtgaatttttaaaaactgccacttctcttcatatattaccggtgacgcacgctcgcaacctcattattaaaaggcaagatgagaagacgtgctaatagaaaccaatacttgttatttagatattacgtaaccaaacgtgtataatttcaacgactaaatctatcaattttacatttttgctccaaaatcgactacggcctcttaaaattataaataacaaacgaaaccgtcaacgccatctatacgagtgtaggccaaaactagtggcgccctctgatcgagaatcaaattttttgtgattttcgaggcacgttttttccttagactgtatccatctattacggagttatatctatctttggtactatgtaagtttgtacttagtcatatttttttaatacacgtGTATTTTACTTACCTCgttttcaaaatgaaaagtagaccatttaactcgggtgaaaggcatcatttcatcccttggttaacaatctactatttctataTACGTTACGGTTGAATGACGGGGTCAGAGGCGTGTCACGGAGCGGTGCATGGGGCAGAATCGAGGAATCCTATCTACTTTTTGGGTCAGTTTCCGCGGGAACCATATTAATGAACACAACAATATTACTATGCTAGtgagttttttctttttcatatcAGGTGTCGCCGGACAGGCGGTTAGCCGCAGTGTCGGACGGGCTGGGCCGCGTGAGCGTGTTGGACGTGGCGCGCGGCCACCTCGTGCGCCTCTTCAAGGGCCACAGGGACGCGCAGTGCGCCTTCCTGCAGGTAACATCAGGTTGTGTCAGGTATCGGAGCGGTTTTCTTCCCTACGTCAGCAATGAAGGTTTTATAGAGGGTATCATGGTGTTTCGGATACGGCGATCCATagtgtatattatgtataaactGGAATATTATTTCTAATGCAAACTGATAAAGTACGAGACTTCTATTTCCTTAATTTCTCGGAAAATATTCCAGGTTACTTAAGAGTTAACAATTTTTGCTTTGTTTCAGGTGTTCGAACAAGACAGTAAAAAACCCCAGCTCTCAGTCATCAAAGAAGTTCGTCGAGCAACATTCCTGATCATTTACAATCCCAAGAAGGGCCTGATCGACATCCGACTCATGCAGAGAGGAAACCGAGTTGCCGTTTTCACCGCCACCAAAAACGGGCAACTACTATACAATACTTGTGGTCTTGTAGGCGCAGAGAAAAGTTACACTCACAAGAAACTCAACCTGCCGGAGTTCCAATGTGTCCTTATAGACCCAGACGGTAAACTCAAGAAGTTCACAATACCTTTCTTTTACGCTTTAGAAGGAGAACACTCCGACCGTTCGAAAGACCTACATATACTACGTGACCTGCGCGATTTCGTCAAGAAAAATCTAACCACAGTAGAAAATTACGAAAATGATATAGTCGAGAAAGCGGAAAAACTGAAAACGGTGGAACTGCAGAAACACTGCTTGGAAATGTTCGTTCGAAATTATGAAATACCGCCGACAATTGTTATCTCTTGCTTAACTTTGTTTTGGGAGAATATTGAGAAGTTAGAGAAATTGACGGAACAGGAAGAAAAAATTAAGCGGTTTTTCGCCAATCTCGCTTTACTGACGCTGTTCTACAGgaatataaacaataaaaacacagaTGACATGACGGAATTAATGATcaaaatttattcttatttaaaaatTGATTGCATGGAGGAACTCAATGTAGATGAGAAACAAGCGAACGACCCAGATTTCCACCTATTAGAAGATGATAATTGCATTTTGGAAAGATTGTTAATTCTTTCGCAAGAAAATGGGTACAAAGAACACCACCACCCCAGAGTGAAATTTGCGGAAAACAGAAGTCACAAGTACAAAGAGCTCGTATCTTGTTTCCTCGTGGAAGAAAGCTCTGGGTATCTTTCTCTGAAACCAGAATTACCGCAGGAAAAGATCAATACATTAGCTGCCGACATTTTCAAATCTATATTTGAAATCAAAGATATTGCGAAGTTGAGCGACTTTCTCAAAAAAAGCGTTATCGATCCGAAAGATATAGTTAAACTTGTTATTATGCATTTAATGAACATGTCACTAGAAGAAATAAGTTTAGATTTGATAGAAAAACTTATAACTGTTTTGTACTACGCGAGCAAGGCGACCGAGGAGGCGACGAAAATTTCATACAATGAAATATCTCCTTGGTGGCAAAGCATTCGCGATCTACTCGTAGACATGTCCTGTCCATTAAGGAGCATGATCGTGGCCATGGCCTGCAAATCTGTGGGCAAAATATACGAAATCAAGTGTTCAGAAGGCGAGGAGGAGGCTTGGGAGTCACTCACTACAGAGAACGCGAAATGGGGCATGTTGATCGGAAAACTCGAAGACATATCACTGCTGACCATCATTCTCATGTTCAAAGACACGTTCGACGGGAACTGTCTTCCTAAGCTACAATTTGACGATATAAGCATAAATCTGAAGTATATTTATAGCAGAGGAAAGGGGTCGGTTACCGAGTTGATAGCTAAATGGTTGTGCAGTATGGGGGTCGTTCCAGAGGCGGTAGTAGCCAATGAGCTGATGGAAAACCGCGCGAGTTCGTACGAGGATGAATCTGACGATGATTGCGCCTCCTACCCCTTCATAGAGAACAACCGAGTGCACGTCGATAATAACCCGAAAATCTTCAAATGGCTCTCGCTCCTGCGCCAGCAGTTCCCGCTCAGTACATCAGCTAATTATATTCTCTCGAACATGTGCTGGGAATATGCTATGGCGTGGCAGAAAGACATGCAACATACGGAAAAACTTAACGTCGTTATCGACTGCTTGAGGAACATATCAGATACACATCTACGGTTAGGTCTCTTCGCCATCATATGGTCCACATACATAAGACATATCTTCGAAGCGTCATGTAAATTGGTCAACAAAGTTGGTAAAATGCCGAAGGAACCTCTATGCTTGCAAGACGTCGGATTCGGGAACACGGTGATGATGAAATTCCTCGAAACGACCACCAGATATTTGGACGAGTTTCTAAAGTGTTCGAAATTGCCTATGGATCAAGGGAAGCGCGAGATACAATTTGAGAAGATTTGGGATGAAAGCAACCCGTCTTTAATGGAAGTCGCACAAGACACGAAACGAGTTAACGGTgatattttaagtttaaactaCCAGATATCTTGCACAATTTACTATCAGTTTCATTTCAATGTAAAGTCATCGAAGCCTTTGGATACGTTGTACGATATTGATTACCAGTACATATTCGAGGCGCTCACAGGTAGTGTTGTGAGCAGAGACATCAGTATGCGTGGTTCGGAGAAGCTGCAGAACCCGCGGATGAAGTTTTTGACGAAGCTGGTCCGCGCGGCTGTTGAAACTGTTACAGCCAGTGATGACCGGGGAGGGTACAATAGTGCCGAGTGTGAGGAGTGGATGGAAAGGGTGACGCTGCTGGCAGAGCTGTGGAACATTGATTGCGACTTCCTGAAGCGACAACAGGTTAGTCTGACTCTTAAAACTGATTAGACTTTGTTAACATTCCGTTTTTGTATATTCCTTTGAGAATGGGGTTCAGGTTAAAAACCCATAGATCGTTGGTGAAACCAAAACCTCTGTGGTTTATTTGTaaagacatgttttttttactattgtgtGTATTTGTGCGTGTATCCTCATTGATATTGGTCACGAAAATCCAGAAAGACATGGCACTATGTTCTCAAAGTTTTCTCTTACTCCAGGTGGTCGGGCTATATCATTTAGGCTACGACACGCTGGCGGCGGAAGCGATAACGCGGCTGCGGTCGCCGGAGCCGGCGCTGGTGCCGCTGCTGGCCATCACCATCCAGCGCCTCAAGCGCTCCCTCGAGCACTCGCGCGACCAGCCCGAGTGGATCGTGTGCGTGCCGCCGAACCTGTACAAGCGGCTGCAGAACACGGTACGTATACACCTGGGGACCATTTCTCGACCGGTATTagattaatattattagtgtgttgccatggtaacccatacgatttgacagttcgtggccCCTGGACTACGTTATCAACATGAGACCCACGCATTTTGGAGCGGAAGGGTGTGCGAGTCGCCTCGCCGTACATTGAGCGCAGGAATTGATAAGGGTAAACTGCGTAAAGGACAATTCCTCGGAGGGCCGTATGCAAAGTTTATTCGTAGTTTCTTTAGCCCCTCTCTTCCCACAGTGTtcatgtaacatttttttaatcagcACATCGCTTTTAGATTTGGATAAAATTGTCACGTGTCTTGCCCTGTTTAGATGCTTGCCTTCGGAACTCAACTAACGCGTTGGAGTGAGACGGGTGCAAGTTGTCAATCGAAGCTTCGCAAGTCATCAAAACTTTAACCCTTACCATGACCTAATTTTATCATAACTCCTCTTGTTTTCAGGTTCTTGACTCTTCTATACCAGCGCATCCGTGCTTGGCAACAACAATCATTGTGCTGCAGACGATCCTACTGCAATTAGAGAAGAAGACCAAAGAGGGGACAACCGATTTGCAAAATATCAAACTGGCTCAATTGATCATTGAGAGTTGCCAAGTTTTAATTAGAAAGAAgctgtaatgaaataaaaatgttgtatATGAATTTATGTACTGTATGCTTGCTTGGCTTAGTAAGTTAGCTGTACAAATTTCTTTTGTATTTAAGCTAAGGATCAATatgaagtacctatatataatataataatatatcaagcGTTAATTATATGCAGTATTTTATTCTTACATTTTACTAAACAGGGAAAGGGAAGAAAACTCGAGAAGATGCAGGTTTTCGCGGAAATTACTCGCAGCACACGGCACATACAACAAGCGTGTAACCAATGGCGTAAAAAAGTATGCGGGGTACCTGAGCATGTACTAATGCAAGCCATCAGCGCAAGTAGCCCAGAAAATCTGCACGACTGGAGCAAGCGTTTAAAAGTACCTTGCGCCTTtagtaggtttaaaaaaatcgtatcgCTTTTTTAAATCAACATAATTATGGTTGCcaaaacataatatgtatagcAATTTTGAGGCCGTTCTCTAGTAGTTCATTGATTCAAAATCTGATTTCTTGaatttcgctcgatagaaaaaaaacggaaatgcGCTTTAGCGCAtcaaaaaaaacattgtaacaATTTCTgcataaaagctaaaaatat
It encodes:
- the LOC134744562 gene encoding rab3 GTPase-activating protein non-catalytic subunit isoform X2, whose product is MSCQVELFADCGDISSLGRALFIPEKEDTSWLSQCTVSLSPCGNLLGVGYRNRLCLLTSQWIRSMDRNTYLISWSGTMPANITSMLALSICPSHHSSQNGPDWFCIIIGFNNGSIGFYTNTGHQLSLEKLDETPVLKISCHTGSYGTLPDDIHVLFSTCVCILTGASLFQLLRNAKAQLAKVDNRGLGVRKWSFSEQEQVNDAAVVGLELKNSYDHLLAASTYGGYDTWYRSIPPMNTLILGAGTRPFVGFHYALEGGTAPPLQDVARAVAHKIKSALPGWLGGGGGGGGGGGGAEAAPAERAAARAEPLSLRAGLKDPSRAGTAVVVSPDRRLAAVSDGLGRVSVLDVARGHLVRLFKGHRDAQCAFLQVFEQDSKKPQLSVIKEVRRATFLIIYNPKKGLIDIRLMQRGNRVAVFTATKNGQLLYNTCGLVGAEKSYTHKKLNLPEFQCVLIDPDGKLKKFTIPFFYALEGEHSDRSKDLHILRDLRDFVKKNLTTVENYENDIVEKAEKLKTVELQKHCLEMFVRNYEIPPTIVISCLTLFWENIEKLEKLTEQEEKIKRFFANLALLTLFYRNINNKNTDDMTELMIKIYSYLKIDCMEELNVDEKQANDPDFHLLEDDNCILERLLILSQENGYKEHHHPRVKFAENRSHKYKELVSCFLVEESSGYLSLKPELPQEKINTLAADIFKSIFEIKDIAKLSDFLKKSVIDPKDIVKLVIMHLMNMSLEEISLDLIEKLITVLYYASKATEEATKISYNEISPWWQSIRDLLVDMSCPLRSMIVAMACKSVGKIYEIKCSEGEEEAWESLTTENAKWGMLIGKLEDISLLTIILMFKDTFDGNCLPKLQFDDISINLKYIYSRGKGSVTELIAKWLCSMGVVPEAVVANELMENRASSYEDESDDDCASYPFIENNRVHVDNNPKIFKWLSLLRQQFPLSTSANYILSNMCWEYAMAWQKDMQHTEKLNVVIDCLRNISDTHLRLGLFAIIWSTYIRHIFEASCKLVNKVGKMPKEPLCLQDVGFGNTVMMKFLETTTRYLDEFLKCSKLPMDQGKREIQFEKIWDESNPSLMEVAQDTKRVNGDILSLNYQISCTIYYQFHFNVKSSKPLDTLYDIDYQYIFEALTGSVVSRDISMRGSEKLQNPRMKFLTKLVRAAVETVTASDDRGGYNSAECEEWMERVTLLAELWNIDCDFLKRQQVVGLYHLGYDTLAAEAITRLRSPEPALVPLLAITIQRLKRSLEHSRDQPEWIVCVPPNLYKRLQNTVLDSSIPAHPCLATTIIVLQTILLQLEKKTKEGTTDLQNIKLAQLIIESCQVLIRKKL
- the LOC134744562 gene encoding rab3 GTPase-activating protein non-catalytic subunit isoform X1 gives rise to the protein MSCQVELFADCGDISSLGRALFIPEKEDTSWLSQCTVSLSPCGNLLGVGYRNRLCLLTSQWIRSMDRNTYLISWSGTMPANITSMLALSICPSHHSSQNGPDWFCIIIGFNNGSIGFYTNTGHQLSLEKLDETPVLKISCHTGSYGTLPDDIHVLFSTCVCILTGASLFQLLRNAKAQLAKVQAGIQETYSVDNRGLGVRKWSFSEQEQVNDAAVVGLELKNSYDHLLAASTYGGYDTWYRSIPPMNTLILGAGTRPFVGFHYALEGGTAPPLQDVARAVAHKIKSALPGWLGGGGGGGGGGGGAEAAPAERAAARAEPLSLRAGLKDPSRAGTAVVVSPDRRLAAVSDGLGRVSVLDVARGHLVRLFKGHRDAQCAFLQVFEQDSKKPQLSVIKEVRRATFLIIYNPKKGLIDIRLMQRGNRVAVFTATKNGQLLYNTCGLVGAEKSYTHKKLNLPEFQCVLIDPDGKLKKFTIPFFYALEGEHSDRSKDLHILRDLRDFVKKNLTTVENYENDIVEKAEKLKTVELQKHCLEMFVRNYEIPPTIVISCLTLFWENIEKLEKLTEQEEKIKRFFANLALLTLFYRNINNKNTDDMTELMIKIYSYLKIDCMEELNVDEKQANDPDFHLLEDDNCILERLLILSQENGYKEHHHPRVKFAENRSHKYKELVSCFLVEESSGYLSLKPELPQEKINTLAADIFKSIFEIKDIAKLSDFLKKSVIDPKDIVKLVIMHLMNMSLEEISLDLIEKLITVLYYASKATEEATKISYNEISPWWQSIRDLLVDMSCPLRSMIVAMACKSVGKIYEIKCSEGEEEAWESLTTENAKWGMLIGKLEDISLLTIILMFKDTFDGNCLPKLQFDDISINLKYIYSRGKGSVTELIAKWLCSMGVVPEAVVANELMENRASSYEDESDDDCASYPFIENNRVHVDNNPKIFKWLSLLRQQFPLSTSANYILSNMCWEYAMAWQKDMQHTEKLNVVIDCLRNISDTHLRLGLFAIIWSTYIRHIFEASCKLVNKVGKMPKEPLCLQDVGFGNTVMMKFLETTTRYLDEFLKCSKLPMDQGKREIQFEKIWDESNPSLMEVAQDTKRVNGDILSLNYQISCTIYYQFHFNVKSSKPLDTLYDIDYQYIFEALTGSVVSRDISMRGSEKLQNPRMKFLTKLVRAAVETVTASDDRGGYNSAECEEWMERVTLLAELWNIDCDFLKRQQVVGLYHLGYDTLAAEAITRLRSPEPALVPLLAITIQRLKRSLEHSRDQPEWIVCVPPNLYKRLQNTVLDSSIPAHPCLATTIIVLQTILLQLEKKTKEGTTDLQNIKLAQLIIESCQVLIRKKL